Within Pseudomonas cichorii, the genomic segment CACATCCCGAATATTGTTGACCTGCATGTTTTTACCGACATAACTGTAAAAATCGTCGACCGTGGTGATTTCCAGGGCCTGATTGCTCTCGACCGACTCGATGATCTTCTTCATCGACATGTAGTCAAGATAGTGCGGGATCAGCTTGAAAGCCGTGCTCGTCACAAATGCGACAAGCGCCAGCGCAATCAGCCACCCCACGAACG encodes:
- a CDS encoding DUF4845 domain-containing protein, whose protein sequence is MTFSASQKGLSFVGWLIALALVAFVTSTAFKLIPHYLDYMSMKKIIESVESNQALEITTVDDFYSYVGKNMQVNNIRDVDLNKALKVTVQNGKFSAHLNYEQREPLIQNIDLVMKFDQQFSVGKL